In the Salmo trutta chromosome 33, fSalTru1.1, whole genome shotgun sequence genome, one interval contains:
- the LOC115173000 gene encoding tetratricopeptide repeat protein 9A-like has product MSVNQTEYDGICRVDGGTVTGGLNVSGAPKLQQYAQPPANRPRDARHQQHSGRQHQHGGVPVKPPYSERSEPADVVKRAIDFKTQGTQCYKDKKYREAIGKYHRALLEMKGLCRVLGDPDASSKSPSSVLPTITKTDSLTDEQKGAMENAELECYNSLAACLLHMELVNYERVKDYCLKVLRKEGDHFKALYRSGVAYYHLGDFHKALHYLKESHKQQPADTNVLRYIQLTEMKIRRSAQKEKKETT; this is encoded by the exons ATGAGCGTAAACCAGACTGAGTATGATGGTATTTGTAGAGTGGATGGTGGAACGGTGACGGGCGGCCTCAACGTCAGTGGTGCCCCGAAGCTGCAACAGTATGCTCAGCCTCCCGCTAATAGACCAAGGGATGCCCGGCACCAGCAACACAGCGGCCGGCAGCACCAGCACGGCGGTGTACCTGTCAAACCGCCTTATTCCGAACGGTCCGAACCCGCGGACGTTGTAAAGCGCGCCATCGATTTCAAGACTCAAGGCACACAGTGTTATAAGGATAAGAAGTATCGGGAGGCGATTGGCAAGTACCACCGTGCTTTATTAGAGATGAAGGGGTTGTGCCGGGTGCTGGGAGACCCTGATGCCAGCTCTAAGTCTCCTTCCTCTGTGCTGCCTACTATAACCAAGACAGACAGCCTGACAGACGAGCAGAAAGGTGCCATGGAGAACGCTGAGCTGGAATGTTACAACAGTCTGGCAG CGTGCCTGTTGCACATGGAGCTGGTTAACTATGAGCGTGTGAAGGACTATTGTCTGAAGGTGCTGCGTAAGGAAGGGGACCACTTCAAGGCTCTGTATCGCTCTGGGGTGGCCTACTATCACCTAGGAGACTTCCACAAGGCTCTACACTACCTCAAGGAGTCCCACAAACAGCAGCCAGCAG ACACCAACGTTCTCCGTTACATCCAGCTGACTGAGATGAAGATCCGTCGTTCTGCCcagaaggagaagaaagagaccACATAA